A single genomic interval of Microbacterium sp. BLY harbors:
- a CDS encoding S9 family peptidase, whose translation MTDAPIAARRSTLRTHHGDTVDDPYEWLRAKDSPEVIAHLEAENAHTDAETAHLAPLRETLFQEIKGRVQETDLSVPTRRGARWYYSRTEEGAQYGIHCRAAAAEGDWTPPRLEPGVPVPGEEVLLDGNVEAEGHEFFALGAFDTSDDATKLLWSTDFEGDELYTVHVRDLETGVTLDDEIPNTGGAFFTPDGTGILYTTRDDAWRPDTLWLHRLGTPVSDDVRLFHEPDEKFWLGAGITRSRRYLVIGVGSSITSEEYLVDLEGDVTAEPRLVWPRREGVEYSLEHAVVDGEDRLLILHNDDALDFELVSVAADDPQGERRVVVPHEPGRRLLGVDAFRDFATVEYRSEGLERVGLLDYATDAVEELRFDEPLYSAGVSGNPEWHSPFLRLGYTSFVTPGTVYELDLATRELVLRKQVTVLGDYDPAEYGQRREWATAEDGTRVPISLVWKRSFGDPGAAPRPVHLYGYGSYEHSIDPGFSVARLSELDRGVVFAVAHVRGGGEMGRQWYEEGKLLHKRNTFTDFVACARHLVNEGTTTPAQLVAEGGSAGGLLMGAVANLAPELFAGILAGVPFVDALTTILDPSLPLTVIEWDEWGDPLHDAEVYAYMKSYTPYENVREGVEYPRILAVTSLNDTRVLYVEPAKWVARLREAGAKDVLLKCEMVAGHGGVSGRYNSWRERAFELAWLLDTLHLA comes from the coding sequence GTGACTGACGCCCCGATCGCCGCCCGCCGCTCCACCCTCCGCACTCACCACGGCGACACGGTCGACGACCCGTACGAATGGCTCCGCGCGAAGGATTCCCCCGAGGTGATCGCCCACCTGGAAGCCGAGAACGCGCACACCGACGCCGAGACGGCTCACCTGGCCCCGCTCCGCGAGACGCTGTTCCAGGAGATCAAGGGACGGGTCCAGGAGACCGACCTCTCCGTGCCGACACGGCGAGGGGCCCGGTGGTACTACAGCCGCACCGAGGAGGGGGCGCAGTACGGCATCCATTGCCGCGCCGCCGCGGCCGAGGGCGACTGGACGCCCCCGCGGCTCGAACCGGGCGTCCCGGTGCCCGGCGAGGAGGTGCTGCTCGACGGCAACGTCGAAGCCGAGGGACACGAGTTCTTCGCGCTCGGCGCGTTCGACACCTCCGACGACGCGACGAAGCTGCTGTGGTCGACGGACTTCGAGGGCGACGAGCTCTACACGGTCCACGTGCGAGACCTCGAGACCGGCGTCACGCTCGACGACGAGATCCCGAACACGGGGGGCGCCTTCTTCACCCCGGACGGTACCGGCATCCTCTACACGACCCGGGACGACGCCTGGCGGCCGGACACCCTGTGGCTGCACCGGCTCGGCACGCCGGTGTCGGACGACGTCCGCCTCTTCCACGAGCCGGACGAGAAGTTCTGGCTCGGTGCCGGCATCACCCGCAGCCGCCGCTACCTCGTGATCGGCGTCGGCTCCAGCATCACCAGCGAGGAGTACCTCGTGGATCTGGAGGGCGACGTCACCGCGGAGCCCCGCCTGGTGTGGCCCCGTCGCGAGGGCGTCGAGTACTCGCTCGAGCACGCGGTGGTGGACGGCGAGGACCGGCTCCTCATCCTGCACAACGACGACGCGCTGGACTTCGAGCTCGTCTCCGTCGCCGCAGACGACCCGCAGGGGGAACGACGCGTCGTAGTCCCGCATGAGCCGGGTCGGCGCCTCCTCGGCGTCGACGCCTTCCGCGACTTCGCCACCGTGGAGTACCGCAGCGAAGGCCTCGAGCGCGTCGGCCTCCTCGACTACGCGACCGACGCGGTGGAGGAGCTCCGCTTCGACGAGCCGCTCTACTCCGCGGGGGTGAGCGGCAACCCCGAGTGGCACTCTCCCTTCCTGCGCCTCGGGTACACCTCGTTCGTCACCCCCGGCACGGTGTACGAACTCGACCTCGCGACGCGCGAGCTCGTGCTCCGCAAGCAGGTGACGGTCCTCGGCGACTACGACCCCGCCGAGTACGGGCAGCGGCGCGAATGGGCCACGGCGGAGGACGGCACGCGGGTCCCGATCTCCCTCGTCTGGAAGCGGTCCTTCGGGGACCCGGGTGCGGCCCCGCGCCCCGTCCACCTCTACGGGTACGGCTCCTACGAGCACTCCATCGACCCCGGCTTCTCCGTCGCCCGGCTCTCGGAGCTCGACCGCGGGGTCGTCTTCGCCGTGGCGCACGTGCGCGGGGGCGGCGAGATGGGGCGGCAGTGGTACGAGGAGGGCAAGCTCCTGCACAAGCGGAACACGTTCACGGATTTCGTCGCCTGCGCCCGGCACCTCGTCAACGAGGGCACGACCACGCCCGCCCAGCTCGTCGCCGAGGGCGGCAGTGCGGGCGGTCTGCTCATGGGGGCGGTCGCGAACCTCGCCCCCGAGCTCTTCGCCGGCATCCTCGCGGGAGTGCCGTTCGTCGACGCGCTGACCACGATCCTCGACCCCTCGCTCCCCCTCACGGTCATCGAATGGGACGAATGGGGCGACCCGCTCCACGACGCCGAGGTCTACGCGTACATGAAGTCGTACACGCCCTACGAGAACGTCAGGGAAGGGGTCGAGTACCCGCGGATCCTCGCGGTCACCTCGCTGAACGATACCCGCGTGCTCTACGTCGAGCCGGCGAAGTGGGTCGCCCGCCTGCGGGAAGCCGGGGCGAAGGACGTGCTGCTCAAGTGCGAGATGGTCGCGGGGCACGGCGGGGTCAGCGGGCGCTACAACTCCTGGCGGGAGCGGGCCTTCGAGCTGGCCTGGCTGCTGGACACGCTCCACCTCGCCTGA